A window of the Panulirus ornatus isolate Po-2019 chromosome 63, ASM3632096v1, whole genome shotgun sequence genome harbors these coding sequences:
- the Syt7 gene encoding synaptotagmin-7 isoform X8 has translation MAFFQNRSLSLVDMYIDTSEPTENVGQIQFSMEYNFNEMTLILRIMQAKELPAKDLSGTSDPYVRVTLLPDKKHKLETKIKRRTLHPKWHETFYFEGFPIQKLQSRVLHLHVFDYDRFSRDDSIGEVHIPLCQVDFSEKNNTFWKALHPLEKNKCGEILTSLMYQPSTSQLTLTVIKCRNLKAKDINGKSDPYVKVWLYFGEKRIEKKKSEVQFCTLNPEFNFSVMFDVPWERIRECQLNVTVMDHDKVGRNEAIGKIMLGKAGSGTSETKHWSDMITKPRQTVVQWHRLKPE, from the exons ATGGCGTTCTTCCAGAACCGGTCGCTGAGCCTGGTGGACATGTACATCGACACCTCAGAACCCACCGAGAATGTGGGCCAGATCCAGTTTTCAATGGAGTACAACTTCAACGAGATGACACTCATCCTAAGGATcatgcag GCCAAGGAGCTCCCGGCGAAGGACTTGAGCGGCACGAGCGACCCCTACGTGCGAGTGACTCTCCTCCCAGACAAGAAACACAAGCTGGAGACGAAGATCAAGCGACGCACCCTTCACCCCAAGTGGCACGAGACCTTCTACTTCGAAG GGTTCCCCATTCAGAAGCTTCAGAGTCGAGTGCTTCATCTCCATGTCTTCGACTACGATCGGTTCTCCCGGGACGACTCCATAGGCGAGGTGCACATTCCCCTCTGTCAG GTTGATTTCTCAGAAAAGAACAACACCTTTTGGAAAGCCCTGCACCCCTTGGAGAAGAACAAATGTGGCGAGATTCTGACCTCACTCATGTACCAACCCTCAACCTCCCAGCTTACACTTACAGTCATCAAATGCAGGAATCTGAAGGCGAAAGACATCAATGGAAAGTCAG ATCCTTATGTGAAGGTCTGGTTGTATTTTGGAGAGAAGCGGATAGAGAAAAAGAAGTCCGAGGTTCAATTCTGCACTCTTAACCCTGAATTCAACTTTAGTGTGATGTTTGATGTACCATGGGAGCGCATCCGGGAGTGCCAACTCAATGTTACTGTCATGGACCATGATAAAGTTGGTCGCAATGAGGCCATTGGCAAGATCATGCTGG GTAAGGCTGGGAGTGGCACTTCAGAAACAAAGCACTGGAGTGACATGATCACCAAGCCTCGGCAGACTGTTGTCCAGTGGCATCGTCTCAAGCCAGAGTGA